From the genome of Geoglobus ahangari, one region includes:
- a CDS encoding DHH family phosphoesterase, which yields MTCEACGGKGYVEVEETCKVCGGSGKAKSFDPKITAELSDEQLKMFLQGVCGACRGTGKIKRMEVCKSCNGTGKAGKCRICGKKVIGNHDLCPECRRKPHAYLLKNSCGLEDVKLNRIYVGKVSGVTDIGVFVNLNKRLRGLIHRRNVGKAKLSENDQVFVKVENIRPTGEIDLVLGENKDYSIVEVSKDAPLFKISQLDGAVGKMIEVRGKVEHVKLTGGPTIFTIADETGLINAAAFEAGERAYPEIEPGHVVRIIGIVKRRDVKLQLEVLEMERLLGKEASEIERLIERELERKAEPEFRGFMIESEVLERLKDGMMAVAKELKKAVLESRPIIIRHHWDADGVCGGVALEIALLDYIEKVHPDPDAKNYLVRRKVSRAPFYELEDVVKDLDESLEDMAKFGDKIPLVVLVDNGSGHEDIPAVEQMLIFGADVITVDHHFPDDEVDSYLLHHVNPYKVGGDSNYTSGVLCTEIARMITDRDLKTLPAVSVVADRAEGEVERYVELSGYDREMLYNIGLALEFEGFFLRFRPASQIIHEILGFGRKDRMHRLISTLSSHAKKAIEENVKTAMDGVRVQILPNGIALAALDIENYAKKFTFPPPGKLTGEVHDRLKSKYERIVTIGYGPDFAVIRSEGVSLDIPRIVRELQEEINAGVDGGGHLVVGSLKFIQAKRKEVLAKLAAKIGSI from the coding sequence ATGACGTGCGAGGCCTGTGGTGGAAAGGGCTACGTTGAGGTGGAGGAGACCTGCAAGGTCTGCGGAGGTTCGGGAAAGGCGAAGAGCTTCGATCCCAAGATAACGGCAGAGCTAAGCGATGAGCAGCTCAAGATGTTCCTTCAGGGTGTGTGCGGAGCCTGCAGGGGGACTGGAAAGATCAAAAGGATGGAGGTGTGCAAGTCCTGCAACGGAACAGGAAAGGCAGGGAAATGCAGGATTTGCGGCAAAAAGGTGATTGGAAACCACGATCTGTGTCCTGAGTGCAGGAGAAAACCTCACGCTTATCTGCTCAAAAACAGCTGCGGTCTGGAGGATGTTAAGTTAAACAGGATTTACGTGGGCAAGGTTTCGGGAGTAACGGATATAGGCGTTTTTGTGAACCTCAACAAGAGGCTCAGGGGCCTAATTCACAGGAGGAACGTTGGAAAGGCCAAGCTGAGCGAGAATGATCAGGTCTTCGTCAAGGTGGAGAACATAAGACCCACGGGCGAGATAGATCTCGTTCTTGGGGAGAATAAGGACTACAGCATAGTCGAGGTCTCCAAAGACGCTCCGCTCTTCAAGATTTCCCAGCTCGACGGGGCAGTTGGGAAGATGATCGAGGTGAGAGGGAAGGTCGAGCACGTCAAGCTCACCGGCGGGCCGACAATATTCACGATTGCAGATGAGACTGGCCTGATCAACGCCGCAGCGTTCGAGGCTGGGGAGAGGGCCTATCCCGAGATAGAGCCGGGGCACGTGGTCAGGATCATCGGGATAGTCAAGAGGAGGGACGTGAAGCTTCAGCTGGAAGTCCTCGAAATGGAGAGGCTGCTGGGGAAGGAAGCGAGTGAGATAGAGAGGTTGATCGAGAGGGAGCTTGAGAGGAAGGCCGAGCCAGAGTTCAGGGGCTTCATGATTGAGAGCGAGGTTCTGGAGAGGCTGAAGGACGGGATGATGGCTGTTGCGAAAGAGCTGAAGAAAGCCGTGCTCGAATCGAGGCCGATAATAATCCGCCACCACTGGGATGCGGATGGCGTTTGCGGGGGTGTGGCCCTCGAAATAGCCCTGCTCGACTACATTGAGAAAGTCCATCCGGATCCCGATGCGAAGAACTATCTGGTAAGGAGGAAGGTTTCGAGAGCTCCGTTCTACGAGCTTGAGGATGTGGTCAAGGATCTGGACGAAAGTCTCGAGGACATGGCGAAGTTTGGAGACAAGATCCCGCTTGTTGTGCTCGTTGACAACGGCTCTGGGCATGAGGACATTCCCGCAGTTGAGCAAATGCTGATCTTCGGGGCGGATGTGATAACCGTGGATCACCACTTCCCGGATGATGAGGTTGACAGCTACTTGCTCCACCACGTCAACCCGTACAAGGTCGGGGGAGACAGCAACTACACATCCGGGGTGCTCTGCACCGAGATAGCGAGGATGATAACGGACAGGGATCTGAAGACCCTCCCAGCAGTTTCCGTGGTCGCGGACAGGGCGGAGGGGGAGGTTGAGAGGTATGTGGAGCTCTCGGGTTACGACAGGGAGATGCTGTACAACATAGGACTTGCTCTCGAGTTTGAGGGGTTCTTCCTGAGGTTCAGGCCCGCGAGCCAGATCATCCACGAGATTCTCGGATTCGGCAGGAAGGACAGGATGCACCGCCTCATCTCCACGCTCTCATCTCACGCAAAGAAGGCCATAGAGGAGAACGTGAAGACGGCAATGGACGGTGTGAGGGTTCAGATCCTGCCCAACGGGATAGCGCTGGCTGCGCTCGACATAGAGAATTACGCGAAGAAGTTCACATTCCCTCCACCCGGGAAGCTCACCGGCGAGGTGCACGACAGGCTTAAGAGCAAGTACGAGCGCATAGTGACCATCGGCTACGGCCCGGACTTTGCGGTGATAAGGAGCGAGGGTGTCAGCCTCGACATCCCGAGGATCGTCAGGGAGCTTCAGGAGGAGATCAACGCGGGAGTTGACGGCGGAGGGCATCTTGTTGTGGGAAGCCTGAAGTTCATTCAGGCCAAGAGAAAGGAGGTGTTGGCCAAGCTCGCCGCAAAGATCGGGAGCATCTGA
- the tsaA gene encoding tRNA (N6-threonylcarbamoyladenosine(37)-N6)-methyltransferase TrmO, with amino-acid sequence MNLIPIGEVVDCYPSRSDAPRQGAFGDRLCRIRIYEEFAEGLDGLERYDRLIILYWLHLSRRNVLKAKPPGSEEVRGVFSTRSPERPNPIGLAVVRLIEMSGSTLAVKGLDAVTGTPVIDIKPFLKDVDCRGVD; translated from the coding sequence ATGAATCTAATCCCTATTGGTGAGGTCGTGGACTGCTATCCCTCAAGAAGTGATGCTCCAAGACAGGGTGCTTTCGGCGACAGGCTCTGCAGGATAAGGATCTACGAGGAGTTTGCCGAGGGGCTTGATGGTCTGGAGAGGTACGACAGGCTCATCATCCTGTACTGGCTCCACCTTTCGCGCAGAAACGTGCTGAAAGCGAAGCCTCCCGGGTCGGAAGAGGTGAGGGGTGTTTTCTCCACGAGGTCGCCTGAGAGGCCAAACCCGATTGGGCTTGCGGTCGTGAGGCTAATTGAGATGAGCGGCAGCACACTTGCAGTAAAGGGGCTGGATGCGGTAACGGGAACTCCGGTGATAGACATAAAGCCGTTTCTGAAAGATGTGGACTGTAGGGGTGTTGACTAA
- a CDS encoding nitrilase-related carbon-nitrogen hydrolase translates to MDREGTVDVACKAIEEAGRKGARLIAFPETSIPGYPYWRSATGSRWAEYMVEYQKNSVRIPDDLGSILDSSGDAGITTVIGVSELDTTAGSRTLYNTIVFISSEGEVMGRHRKLMPTHGERMVWGLGDGTDLRTYRTEHGVLGGLICYENHMTPVKSLLALMGEEIQLRAMAGVLGS, encoded by the coding sequence ATGGACAGGGAAGGCACGGTAGATGTGGCGTGCAAAGCCATCGAGGAGGCTGGAAGGAAGGGTGCGAGACTGATCGCCTTTCCAGAAACGTCCATCCCCGGGTATCCCTACTGGAGAAGCGCCACAGGATCGAGGTGGGCAGAGTACATGGTCGAGTACCAGAAAAACTCCGTGAGGATTCCCGACGATCTCGGCAGCATACTCGACTCTTCAGGAGATGCGGGCATCACCACTGTCATCGGGGTTAGCGAGCTTGACACAACTGCCGGAAGCAGGACGCTCTACAACACGATTGTCTTCATAAGCTCAGAGGGAGAGGTCATGGGAAGGCACAGGAAGCTGATGCCGACCCACGGGGAGAGGATGGTGTGGGGTCTTGGAGATGGAACCGATCTGAGGACGTACAGAACGGAGCACGGAGTGTTGGGCGGGCTGATATGCTATGAGAACCACATGACTCCTGTTAAGTCATTGCTCGC